In Oryza brachyantha chromosome 1, ObraRS2, whole genome shotgun sequence, the following are encoded in one genomic region:
- the LOC102721119 gene encoding cytochrome b561 domain-containing protein At2g30890-like, protein MLVSARKGLLFLFISSVVLLFPAPSDGSSNSTVNLNQSHNKTGHPLEMTPKVLFQLKLHALFHWSSFGFLMPVGIILARMSSKSKSGRCIRVLFYCHVISQIAAVLLATGGAALSLMNFENSFSNSHQRVGLALYGFIWLQPIIGFFRPERGVKIRSLWYFLHWLLGIAICATGVTNVYIGLHTYHERTTKNMKLWTGLLTFELSLLVFLYLLIDRWSYMMKQGNAPIEQLRPTDNRRTYPTTLRKELGMVQE, encoded by the exons ATGTTGGTGTCTGCAAGAAAAGGACTGCTCTTTTTGTTCATAAGTTCTGTAGTTTTGTTGTTTCCTGCTCCCTCTGATGGCTCATCAAACTCTACGGTGAATCTCAATCAAAGCCACAACAAGACCGGCCATCCTTTGGAG ATGACACCCAAAGTATTATTTCAACTCAAGTTGCACGCACTGTTCCACTGGTCCTCTTTTGGTTTCCTGATGCCGGTAGGGATAATCCTAGCCAGAATGTCAAGCAAATCTAAAAGCGGCAGATGCATCAGAGTCCTTTTCTATTGCCATGTCATTTCTCAG ATTGCAGCTGTACTGCTTGCTACTGGCGGCGCGGCACTGTCACTGATGAACTTTGAGAACTCATTCAGTAACAGTCACCAGAGGGTAGGATTAGCGCTGTATGGATTTATATGGCTCCAGCCAATTATCGGTTTCTTCAGACCAGAAAG AGGTGTTAAGATAAGGAGCTTGTGGTACTTCCTCCACTGGCTTCTCGGCATCGCAATTTGCGCAACTGGAGTCACAAATGTTTACATTGGACTTCACACCTACCATGAGAGAACCACAAAGAATATGAAGCTTTGGACAGGCCTCCTTACATTCGAGCTCTCCTTGCTAGTTTTCCTCTACCTCTTGATAGACAGATGGAGCTACATGATGAAACAAGGAAATGCTCCTATCGAGCAGCTAAGACCTACCGACAATCGCAGAACCTACCCGACAACTCTTCGGAAGGAATTGGGTATGGTGCAAGAGTGA